In a genomic window of Quercus lobata isolate SW786 chromosome 4, ValleyOak3.0 Primary Assembly, whole genome shotgun sequence:
- the LOC115985239 gene encoding F-box/kelch-repeat protein At1g57790-like has protein sequence MAKQIVRYSTEDQENQENKKGLHRSWSHLPPELLCLVSSYLLAGDFTTFRVICKSWRSSTSLPRPAVSTLTDSPWSLSPCLMSVGSHKCTFFHPGYQKHDACEIDIPELLDARIRFSKYGWLLLTGYGYDNFSVFFFNPFTKEKVELPKYTNRESFVTMSFSSPPTSSDCFVIGICGWDDFGFIKRGEKRWTSHTIINRPEFTPSSYCNPILHKGLCNCLGENGGLGVFDPNDNPSNWIIYHNDKIPLIQEKLDSVHRSYLVESDEGKLLAIFMVEEGDTKTPIHVFELPKLQVNKNMLKPRKIVCRIVRSLGNRILYISLGGSFLGPVVPRGLGNQIYLPIVQDQKNIYYSLSTGKYHFIFDDYSAKNIHRLEQPMNCCWIQGRPKLTLNKDFEW, from the coding sequence ATGGCCAAACAAATTGTTAGATATTCTACCGAAgatcaagaaaatcaagaaaataaaaagggattACATAGATCCTGGTCTCATCTTCCACCTGAGCTTCTATGTTTAGTTTCCTCATATCTTTTAGCTGGGGACTTTACAACCTTTCGTGTTATATGCAAATCATGGCGATCAAGCACTTCTCTTCCTCGACCAGCGGTCTCAACCTTAACTGATTCTCCATGGTCTCTATCTCCATGTTTAATGTCCGTTGGCTCGCATAAATGCACATTCTTTCACCCTGGGTACCAAAAGCACGATGCATGTGAGATCGACATTCCAGAATTATTGGATGCACGTATTCGCTTCTCAAAGTATGGTTGGTTGCTCTTGACTGGATATGGTTATGACAATTTTAGTGTCTTTTTCTTCAATCCTTTCACAAAGGAAAAAGTAGAACTCCCTAAATACACAAATAGAGAATCATTCGTTACCATGAGTTTTTCTTCTCCGCCTACTTCTTCTGACTGTTTTGTTATTGGAATTTGTGGGTGGGATGATTTTGGTTTCATTAAACGTGGTGAAAAACGTTGGACTTCTCATACAATTATTAATAGGCCAGAATTTACGCCATCATCATATTGCAACCCAATCTTACACAAAGGATTGTGCAATTGTTTGGGTGAGAATGGAGGATTAGGAGTATTTGATCCAAACGACAACCCAAGTAATTGGATTATTTATCATAATGATAAAATTCCCCTTATTCAAGAAAAGCTTGATTCAGTTCATCGAAGTTACTTGGTGGAAAGTGATGAAGGGAAGCTTTTAGCAATATTCATGGTTGAGGAGGGTGACACTAAGACACCAATTCATGTTTTTGAACTACCTAAGTTACaagtaaataaaaacatgttGAAACCTCGCAAGATTGTCTGTCGTATTGTGAGAAGTTTGGGAAATAGAATCCTATATATCAGTCTTGGAGGGTCATTCTTAGGACCTGTTGTGCCAAGAGGATTGGGCAACCAGATTTACTTGCCAATTGTCCAAGACCAGAAAAACATATACTACTCTCTCAGTACTGGCAAGTATCATTTCATATTCGATGATTATTCTGCCAAAAACATTCATAGATTAGAACAACCGATGAATTGTTGTTGGATTCAGGGCAGGCCAAAACTGACTTTAAACAAAGACTTTGAATGGTGA
- the LOC115985240 gene encoding F-box/kelch-repeat protein At1g57790-like, with protein sequence MEVAKVENQNTHSYPFIASRLYPWLVILDVKQGQRQTFFDVSKNHYQTKNIPEMCNKLIYACSHGWLVLVDPDSMDCYLWNPISLETAQLPSLESINYSGCILSSSPSDPECHILFFNRSESSLLVCQKGDLVFNKQVGIFAEDVQLWNFAMVGKTIYCLTLKYTLYTAEFVGRTVQFTRIIMEELPWPSPLDLPKFDAFIVESCGELFLVHMMFFGFRMEEVYGFFVFRMDFEEKRWVKEKSIGDRTIFLSQYNKTGCMYSLATELGIKTNSIYFTMNYQRLLYVFDLESLCISKSLPCSTVSRDLVQYWVMI encoded by the coding sequence ATGGAAGTAGCAAAAGTAGAGAATCAAAATACGCATTCCTATCCTTTCATTGCCTCTCGATTGTATCCTTGGCTTGTAATCCTTGATGTTAAGCAAGGACAGAGGCAAACTTTCTTTGACGTATCAAAAAATCATTATCAGACAAAAAATATTCCTGAGATGTGCAACAAACTAATATACGCTTGTTCTCATGGATGGCTGGTTTTGGTTGATCCTGATTCAATGGATTGTTATCTTTGGAATCCCATCTCTTTAGAAACGGCTCAGCTCCCATCATTGGAATCCATTAATTACAGTGGCTGCATTCTATCATCGTCTCCAAGTGATCCTGAATGTCATATCTTGTTCTTCAATAGATCGGAAAGCTCTCTTTTGGTTTGCCAGAAGGGTGACCTtgtatttaataaacaagttgGTATATTTGCTGAAGATGTTCAACTATGGAACTTTGCAATGGTTGGAAAAACAATCTATTGTTTGACATTAAAATATACTCTGTATACAGCTGAATTTGTGGGTCGAACAGTCCAGTTTACACGAATTATAATGGAGGAACTTCCTTGGCCATCACCATTGGACCTTCCAAAATTTGATGCTTTTATCGTTGAATCTTGTGGTGAACTCTTTCTAGTTCACATGATGTTTTTTGGATTTCGCATGGAAGAGGTCTATGGATTCTTTGTCTTCCGAATGGATTTTGAAGAGAAGAGGTGGGTGAAAGAAAAGAGCATAGGAGATCGAACTATTTTCTTAAGTCAGTATAATAAGACTGGTTGCATGTATTCTTTGGCAACAGAGTTGGGAATTAAAACAAACTCAATCTACTTTACGATGAACTACCAGAGACTTCTTTACGTGTTTGACTTGGAAAGTCTATGTATTTCAAAGTCTTTACCTTGTTCTACTGTAAGCCGTGATTTAGTACAATATTGGGTAATGATTTAG